The genomic window TCTGGAATCCAATCTGGTTTATTTTCTCCTGAAGAACTAATATCCAAAGAATTGGCAGGGATGAATCTAAATAATATGACACCAATTCAGGCTTTGAATTTGTTACATAGATGGAAAAATGAACATAATCTTTGAAGGGATATAGATAATTAATTTGTATACCTTATATGAAAATTGATATTTTCCCCCAATACTGTGAACTTTGTGGATCTTTGATAGATATAGGCACACACTTTTGTGATGGTTGTGCTATTCCCAATGGGATATTTAGAAATAACTTTTGTAAGAATTGTGGTATTATATTGCCTAGTCCATTGATGAAAAAATGTAGTTCCTGTTCTGATAGCAGCAACTATAATACTTACTTTCTAATGTCTTATGAAGGGAGTATAAAATTGATAATACAAGCATTTAAAAACGTAAAAGAGGATAGATATTGTAAGTATCTGGCTGATTTATTTATTAGGCTCAGTCCTTGGATTTATTCATATGACATCATTATTCCAGCACCTTCAAAAAGAAATATACTAACTAAGAAAGGTAGCTTTATAGACATAACTAAGTACATGGCTAAGCATTTTGATCTGAATATAGTATACTTACTTAAGAAAATAAAAAATACTCAGCAGAAAAAACTAAGCCTTCAAAATCGTCATAGAAACTTGATATCTGTTGATAAGTACAAAATTCAAAAATATATGAAATACACTAACAAGAGAATATGTATAATTGATGATATTTATACAACAGGTAATACCATAAAACAATGTGTGTCAGCATTAAAATCCATTGGGTTTAATAATATTGACGTGATTACACTTTGCCGCGACTAACGTTGACAGTATCTAATAAAAGTGTTAGTTTAGTCAAAATTACGTTAGACAATTGTATTCAAGAGTCTTAGAGGCTCTTTTTTTTGTGCCAAAAAAGG from Spirochaeta cellobiosiphila DSM 17781 includes these protein-coding regions:
- a CDS encoding ComF family protein encodes the protein MKIDIFPQYCELCGSLIDIGTHFCDGCAIPNGIFRNNFCKNCGIILPSPLMKKCSSCSDSSNYNTYFLMSYEGSIKLIIQAFKNVKEDRYCKYLADLFIRLSPWIYSYDIIIPAPSKRNILTKKGSFIDITKYMAKHFDLNIVYLLKKIKNTQQKKLSLQNRHRNLISVDKYKIQKYMKYTNKRICIIDDIYTTGNTIKQCVSALKSIGFNNIDVITLCRD